The following coding sequences are from one Streptococcus sp. NPS 308 window:
- a CDS encoding Abi family protein yields MEKPKSSFDDLHNKLIDKNITLDNYSKEQVIDYLKDRSYYYKISSYRKNFPKDSKGKYINLNFVDLTNCASLDVRLRELLLLMCLDVEHSLKTKFMAILTEDEREDGYSIIEEFEDNYTEKFTKVIAEFRTNKYKKDMFEKRTALSVWVFLEIASYGTFSSLAKLYIDKYKLDPDPLYTKQHKLIKNIRNSCAHNNVFLINLFDPSYHIPQPDAQTKSYASNMKINLGLVHYPKIIDIINLFYLHKKLCSNNLHKRRADEASIIINKYNQNISTFDKSESRIKKFFNSIFIKCVDFLKE; encoded by the coding sequence ATGGAAAAACCTAAATCATCTTTTGACGATTTACACAACAAGTTAATCGATAAAAATATAACACTTGATAACTATTCAAAAGAACAAGTTATTGATTATCTTAAAGATCGAAGTTACTACTACAAAATTTCAAGCTACAGAAAAAACTTCCCTAAAGATTCTAAAGGGAAATATATAAATTTAAATTTCGTCGACTTAACTAATTGTGCTTCTTTAGATGTTAGGTTAAGAGAATTACTCTTATTAATGTGTCTAGATGTGGAACATTCCTTAAAAACTAAATTTATGGCAATACTTACAGAAGACGAAAGGGAAGATGGTTACTCTATCATTGAAGAATTTGAAGATAATTATACTGAAAAATTTACAAAAGTAATCGCTGAATTTCGTACTAATAAGTACAAAAAAGATATGTTTGAAAAAAGAACAGCTTTATCTGTTTGGGTTTTTCTAGAAATTGCGAGTTATGGGACTTTCTCTTCTCTTGCTAAGTTATATATAGATAAGTACAAACTTGATCCAGACCCTCTCTATACTAAACAACACAAACTAATTAAAAATATTAGGAATTCCTGTGCTCATAACAATGTGTTTTTAATAAATTTATTTGACCCTAGTTATCATATACCTCAGCCCGATGCTCAAACAAAATCTTACGCGAGTAATATGAAGATAAATTTAGGCTTAGTCCACTATCCAAAAATTATTGATATAATTAATTTATTTTATCTTCATAAAAAATTATGTTCTAATAATCTACATAAAAGGCGAGCAGATGAGGCTTCCATAATTATTAATAAATATAATCAAAATATTTCTACGTTTGATAAATCTGAATCTAGAATTAAAAAATTTTTTAATTCAATCTTTATAAAGTGCGTTGACTTTTTAAAAGAATAA
- a CDS encoding helix-turn-helix domain-containing protein yields MLRNNLAKLMIDRGISATQLFMDTGIARSTISKISNNNTDKISSQTIDKLCNYLEVSPAEFFDFWPYDVKIQCGFINYDSLSEVKEEWSPIPDFKEPAFMLIEFTRGKNTQIILEYKFNYVQEFEPSCPYDNGFLDNIILINASDFTDKNVLDDMPVQFQNELVEEVKKELSKTFDVMPFSNTIKNIDFQTLKGLF; encoded by the coding sequence ATGCTTAGAAATAATTTAGCTAAATTAATGATTGATAGAGGGATTTCAGCCACTCAACTTTTTATGGATACAGGGATTGCTCGTTCTACAATCTCCAAAATTTCAAACAATAATACTGACAAAATCAGTTCTCAAACCATAGACAAACTTTGTAATTATTTGGAGGTCAGTCCAGCTGAGTTTTTTGATTTTTGGCCTTATGATGTAAAAATTCAGTGTGGATTTATTAATTATGACTCTCTAAGTGAAGTAAAAGAGGAATGGAGTCCAATACCTGATTTTAAAGAGCCTGCTTTTATGTTGATTGAATTTACTAGAGGTAAAAATACACAAATCATACTTGAATATAAATTTAACTATGTACAAGAATTTGAGCCAAGTTGTCCCTATGATAATGGTTTTTTAGATAATATTATTCTTATAAACGCTTCCGACTTTACTGATAAAAATGTATTAGATGATATGCCTGTTCAATTCCAAAATGAATTGGTTGAAGAAGTAAAAAAAGAATTATCAAAAACTTTTGATGTTATGCCATTTTCTAATACTATTAAAAATATTGACTTCCAAACTCTAAAAGGACTATTTTAA
- a CDS encoding helix-turn-helix domain-containing protein — protein sequence MKNNFRVILAKQRKKTSEVAEATGISKSTLIGLYYERTKNPEVETLLKIADYLGVTLDELLKTEN from the coding sequence ATGAAAAATAATTTTCGTGTTATTTTGGCAAAGCAACGTAAGAAAACATCTGAAGTTGCAGAAGCGACAGGAATTTCAAAAAGTACCTTAATTGGTTTGTACTATGAGCGTACAAAAAATCCTGAAGTAGAAACCTTACTAAAGATTGCTGACTACCTAGGAGTTACTCTAGATGAATTATTAAAGACTGAAAATTAG
- a CDS encoding Rha family transcriptional regulator — MELVYMDGKKEPYTLSSIVAECAEVKHRHLKILLNKHREDFESFGKVQFKISPSESGQNVRDYILNEQQATLLITYLRNTEPVKEFKKNLVKAFFEIREELSKFRIQRALEKPKRKTLHDSIENWEQAPKYPHSTMNNLLLKAATDRNAKQLREERGGYNGIDSLTSDELEQYQAFEDMVIAMIGLNMSYQEIKAMVFRNKKTRLESA; from the coding sequence ATGGAGCTAGTCTACATGGACGGCAAGAAAGAGCCGTATACATTAAGTAGTATTGTTGCAGAGTGTGCTGAAGTTAAGCACAGACATTTGAAGATTTTGCTGAATAAGCACCGAGAGGACTTTGAAAGCTTCGGAAAGGTGCAATTTAAAATTTCACCTTCAGAGAGTGGGCAAAATGTTCGGGACTATATTTTAAATGAACAACAAGCAACATTGCTGATCACTTACTTACGAAATACAGAACCCGTAAAAGAGTTTAAGAAGAACCTAGTCAAAGCATTCTTTGAAATTCGTGAGGAACTTTCTAAGTTTCGTATTCAGAGAGCGCTAGAAAAGCCAAAAAGAAAAACACTGCATGACAGTATTGAGAACTGGGAACAAGCCCCAAAGTACCCGCATAGCACCATGAACAACTTACTACTAAAGGCAGCAACTGACAGGAACGCTAAGCAGTTAAGGGAAGAGCGTGGGGGCTATAATGGCATCGATAGCTTGACCAGTGACGAGCTGGAACAATACCAGGCATTTGAGGACATGGTCATAGCCATGATTGGCTTGAATATGAGTTATCAGGAAATCAAAGCTATGGTATTCAGAAATAAAAAAACACGCCTAGAAAGCGCGTGA
- a CDS encoding DNA-binding protein: MSLTLNDKRVLRLIKVGAENSITGAEISLMTKLAERTVQDIISRLITRYGVPIVGVRHGSFRGYFIPANKEELLDGAKAFYNQVQEEQKRLTVLLNADLESYKLLLKGAEDYV, translated from the coding sequence ATGAGTCTAACACTGAATGACAAACGAGTATTAAGACTAATCAAGGTAGGGGCTGAGAACTCCATAACAGGGGCAGAAATCAGCTTAATGACCAAGTTAGCAGAAAGAACCGTACAGGACATTATCAGCCGTCTGATCACGCGCTACGGAGTTCCTATCGTTGGAGTACGTCACGGATCTTTTAGAGGCTACTTTATCCCAGCTAACAAAGAGGAGTTACTGGACGGAGCAAAGGCATTCTATAACCAAGTACAAGAGGAGCAGAAGCGTCTGACTGTTCTTTTGAATGCCGATTTAGAGAGCTACAAGCTACTACTGAAAGGGGCGGAAGACTATGTTTAG
- a CDS encoding transcriptional regulator, with product MFSLSKESENELAHGVLNLVEKYLEVRDILKPRLTGLISAQEAMAELDIKYKTLQKWEDAGLRRYQPPLEDTRKIYYRVSDVLKFLGVEE from the coding sequence ATGTTTAGTTTAAGCAAAGAAAGTGAAAACGAGTTAGCCCATGGTGTTTTAAACCTTGTAGAAAAATACCTGGAGGTGCGTGATATACTTAAACCGCGTTTGACAGGTTTAATCTCAGCTCAGGAGGCCATGGCTGAGTTAGATATAAAGTATAAGACACTCCAAAAGTGGGAAGATGCAGGGCTAAGACGATACCAGCCCCCACTAGAAGATACCAGGAAAATCTATTATAGAGTTTCGGACGTGCTGAAGTTTTTGGGGGTTGAAGAATGA
- a CDS encoding phage/plasmid primase, P4 family: protein MLANEETYFLSLRGAKGQLGYECDTIKNQAYKQTYEAVKSDPKQLEKIDKGLITDIELEAIAKEQAQRARKKALPSSPLGVAMMLQECLRFIRIRPEVQGQKAPLYYYDPDKGIWLEDNEFLQDLISVIFPEVTEKQALDILYKIARQSPILRMDSDYTVIGDKLYNSKTEQFEELTYRVIVTRKINTGYNPEANEPTIKGWKPSKWLAELFDNDPELYDLAIQIIKASITGRTLKNIFWLYGEGGTGKGTFQQLLINLVGMENVASLKMTEFDKSRFSTSILLGKSLVIGDDVQKDAVIKDTSNMFSLATGDIMTIEDKGKRPYSLRLNMTIVQSSNGLPRMNGDREAIDRRFKILPFTKVFKGKPNKAIKEDYINRKEVLEYLTRLALETPTKDITPEKSKEILREYHEDNNPVIAFVTSFFTDNLVSEFLPNSFVFQNWKGFTEYYGVKLHKTEMGLHREIKNNLPSWITTGQKTIPAGRQIHTGFYPHEDKLPYAGTYFNGREKPEKQKRPRNERGYFNGRAKRKK from the coding sequence ATTTTGGCAAATGAAGAAACTTATTTTTTATCACTCAGAGGGGCAAAAGGGCAACTAGGCTATGAGTGTGACACTATAAAGAACCAAGCCTATAAACAGACTTATGAAGCAGTTAAGAGCGACCCAAAGCAACTTGAAAAGATTGATAAAGGTTTAATAACAGATATAGAACTTGAAGCAATCGCCAAAGAACAAGCACAAAGGGCAAGAAAGAAAGCCCTACCTAGTTCACCATTAGGGGTTGCTATGATGTTACAAGAATGCTTGCGATTTATTAGAATTAGGCCAGAGGTACAGGGGCAGAAAGCCCCCTTGTATTATTATGATCCAGATAAAGGAATATGGCTAGAAGATAATGAGTTTTTACAAGATTTGATTTCTGTTATCTTTCCTGAAGTAACCGAGAAACAAGCACTTGATATTCTCTATAAAATTGCACGACAAAGCCCAATACTGAGGATGGACAGTGATTATACGGTTATTGGAGATAAGTTATATAATTCCAAAACTGAACAGTTTGAAGAACTGACTTATCGTGTGATTGTAACTAGAAAAATCAATACTGGATATAACCCTGAAGCCAATGAACCAACTATAAAAGGTTGGAAACCAAGTAAGTGGCTTGCTGAGTTATTTGACAATGACCCAGAACTATATGATTTAGCTATTCAGATTATTAAAGCAAGTATCACAGGAAGAACCTTAAAAAATATCTTTTGGCTTTATGGAGAGGGTGGAACTGGTAAAGGTACATTCCAGCAGTTGCTTATTAACTTGGTAGGTATGGAAAACGTTGCAAGTCTCAAGATGACGGAATTTGATAAAAGCCGTTTTTCTACCTCCATTCTGTTAGGTAAGAGTTTGGTTATCGGAGACGACGTACAAAAGGACGCAGTTATTAAAGATACCTCTAATATGTTTAGTCTTGCAACAGGGGACATCATGACCATAGAGGATAAAGGGAAACGCCCCTACAGTCTACGTTTAAATATGACTATTGTACAATCGTCTAATGGTTTACCAAGAATGAACGGGGACAGGGAAGCGATTGATAGGCGGTTTAAGATTTTACCATTTACTAAAGTCTTTAAAGGGAAGCCAAACAAGGCAATCAAAGAGGACTATATTAACAGGAAAGAGGTATTGGAGTATCTCACACGCCTAGCCCTTGAGACACCAACAAAGGACATCACACCAGAGAAATCAAAAGAGATTTTAAGAGAATACCATGAAGATAACAATCCAGTTATCGCTTTTGTGACTTCATTCTTTACTGATAATCTAGTGAGTGAGTTTTTACCTAATAGCTTTGTATTCCAAAATTGGAAAGGATTTACAGAGTATTACGGAGTCAAGTTACACAAGACAGAAATGGGATTACATAGGGAAATAAAGAATAATTTACCTAGTTGGATCACGACAGGGCAGAAAACAATCCCAGCAGGTAGACAAATACATACTGGTTTCTATCCACACGAGGATAAATTACCTTATGCAGGAACATATTTTAATGGCAGGGAGAAGCCAGAGAAACAGAAAAGGCCTAGAAATGAACGGGGTTATTTTAATGGCAGAGCGAAAAGGAAGAAATAA
- a CDS encoding DUF1492 domain-containing protein: MNVEQIEKKLKNCKKSDMIIKKLQLKLESLNHGLLAGSNQTNTRVTTSKTNTTENKLLETLQLKDEVIEQLNAIVNERIEVMDLIDQLDEIEEWLVLTMLYVNNLPLTQICREMKISKVNVYRIRKQALDHLAGMVNAD, translated from the coding sequence GTGAACGTTGAACAGATTGAGAAAAAACTGAAAAATTGTAAAAAGTCAGATATGATCATAAAAAAATTGCAATTAAAACTAGAGAGTTTAAACCATGGACTATTAGCTGGATCTAACCAAACTAACACAAGAGTAACAACCAGCAAAACAAACACTACTGAAAATAAGCTACTTGAAACCTTGCAACTAAAAGACGAGGTAATAGAGCAACTCAACGCTATTGTGAATGAGCGTATAGAAGTCATGGATTTAATAGACCAGTTAGATGAAATTGAGGAATGGTTAGTATTGACAATGTTATATGTGAATAACCTCCCTTTGACTCAGATTTGTAGGGAGATGAAGATAAGCAAGGTTAACGTATATAGAATTAGAAAGCAAGCTTTAGACCACTTGGCAGGTATGGTAAATGCAGATTGA